ttttccaagctCTTACTACCCCCAACATGCTGCCTGTTTCCTCTACTAAAACTCTGAGCCCCCAGTGATGGGGAgtcatgtctattttgttgactgATAAAGCCCGAGAACCTTGTGAATTGGTCTAGTTAGGAGATTCCCGTACGTAGTAGGAGCTTatacacatttgctgaatgactgTAGATGCCCTGGTCCAATCCGATGGAGCACTTCTGTGTCCTGCTCAAAGAATAACTGTCCTTTCCACCTGAGAGGGGGTGACAACTTCCTTGGTGATCAAAGGCAAGATCTTTTTGCTTTATGCTGTTAACCTTAGGCGGGGAGACTGGGGgatcttcatatatatttttaaatttggttcaCTCTGCAGTTTGTCTTTGGTCTCTGTATAATTTTGAGAAACTCTTTATGAGTGATCATTCTTCCATCAGATTGAACAGGGTCCAGGGGGAAGGACCAAGCCTGTCCCATCGGCCATCCTATGTGTCATGTCCTGGGACCCAGTGGATGCTCAGCACGTAAGTGAACAGACAGGAGTGAGTGAAGAGATGGGAGCATCTCCTTATTGTGGTGGCTGCTCTCTGTCAGATGCCTTGAGATTTGAGGAAGGGTTTACAAGTGCGGAGAGGGGAGATCAggtcctctgtgctcttcctgagTGCCCTGGCTTTACCCATTCCCCCAGCCCACTCTGGGCAGCCAAGCTGAGGAGCTGGGCCACCGGAGGTTGTGCTGATCAATAATCCACCTTCACCCCAAGTCCGGGGGGTAGGGACCCCTGGTTGTAGTCTCTGGAGTCAGGTCCTTGGAGGAATTCCTCACTGAACTATGTTTtggaccttttatttttctctataaccTCCAGCTGAAGAAGATTGTCTTAGACACATGGAAGCTGAGGACGCCTACTGTCCCCTCGgaacccaggtggggctgggagtctgCTGTTTGTATAGCCGGTGGGCTCGTGTTGCTTTGGGCATCCCTGTGTCTGAATTCCTGCAGTACACTCGGTGGTAAGGAAggggtgcctggcagggagggaagtgggtCGGGAGACTGCACAGCTGGGGAGATGTTAACCTGGGGTGTGCAGGAGCCTGCTGATGCATGGCATCTCGGTTCAGGGAACTCTTCACGCTCAGAGGGGTTCCCACTCCCGCAGGGGCCATTTGATCAGGGTGCTGGGCTGTCAGGGGACCGCAGGGGTCCCAGTGAGGATTAAGGTGCCTTCAGGCAATGGGAAGTGAGGGGTCCAGCGGCACTTGAATTAACTGTGCACCCaaacccagcccccacctctttcAGCCttttcctaatctgcaaaactGGAATGATATTAACCATCCCGCGGGGTCGTTGATGGGCTGGGACAGACTAGACAGTCAGGAGCTGGAATTCCTCTGTCCCctgattgttttccttctttctgactaTTTGCTCTCACAagctcagtctctctgtctctctctctttcacttctaACTTTCTCTCATGCTCTGGTTTCATTTGATTTCCAACCACCGCCCCTCACCCTCGCCAATCCCCAGATGAGTGAACttgatttctgtgtgtcagttccaaattcccaggaaagatgctctgtctccctctggatCTGTTGTCCAACCCATCAGTTGTGGCCAGAGGAGCGAGTCCCTCTGGGACCAGCAGGAGGGTCTCcgcccagccccccagccaccACTGTGGGAGCACATAGCTCTCCAAGGAGGAGGTACTGGCTGTGACCTTGTGTCAGTCAGTATGAATTTATGTCTCCTCTTGCCCCTCCTTCATCCtcctaaacaaagatgaaaattaaacactCCCGGGATTTGTGTCATGGAACACTCAGGGTGGGGGCTAAGGGGGCTGGAATCTCTGCTGCATTTAAAGGGCTACAGTGAATCCCCAACGAGAGCCTGCAAAGGGAACACCACCGGCCCCTCCCGGCACTTAGGGTGCTGAGTCTGCGTGATGTTGAGCTAGGCTTCTGACCACAGCTCAGGGGTCTGGTCTGACCAGTTAGCCTTTGAAACCAACCA
This portion of the Camelus ferus isolate YT-003-E chromosome 36, BCGSAC_Cfer_1.0, whole genome shotgun sequence genome encodes:
- the LOC116661730 gene encoding uncharacterized protein LOC116661730 isoform X1, producing MGQLGGAGAGGAEQTSSPADGAGRMLGRCCHQWAGLRGGGAAGRGHPHLSVCVAQPGLRGLPLHRTWTQAAVGQDRGLSQGTNGWPEKAGQPLVRYQIEQGPGGRTKPVPSAILCVMSWDPVDAQHLKKIVLDTWKLRTPTVPSEPRWGWESAVCIAGGLVLLWASLCLNSCSTLGGKEGVPGREGSGSGDCTAGEMLTWGVQEPADAWHLGSGNSSRSEGFPLPQGPFDQGAGLSGDRRGPSED